One window of the Allosaccharopolyspora coralli genome contains the following:
- a CDS encoding HoxN/HupN/NixA family nickel/cobalt transporter, with protein MATETSIPDTPASGGWGRVERRNAALVLGAVGMLHLVGWGMYLAAQDSFTAAGGLAAAGMTAYLLGVRHGFDADHVAVIDDATRLLMQRGKKPVATGMWFALGHAGVVVALAMAVAFVAGPAAQRWAEQVGGRVGLWVSLFVVAVLAVLAVLNALVLRDAVRLLRRARAGEVGDSEVELVLGRRGLLARLLRGRMSLVGQSWHLLVIGFLFGLGMQTATEVTVLALVAPGELSAMAVLSLPLLFAAGMCTVDSIDGMLMSRAYTWSLARPLRRLWVNVTTTTLTVVLAAVVALVVLAGVFDELGAAGLAPVAAIGDHFELLGYLTLAAFMAVWGGAALWWRFSGADRRTAGAPSR; from the coding sequence ATGGCCACAGAAACGAGCATTCCGGACACGCCGGCGTCCGGCGGGTGGGGACGAGTCGAGCGCCGTAACGCAGCGCTGGTGCTCGGCGCCGTCGGCATGCTGCACCTCGTCGGGTGGGGTATGTACCTGGCGGCGCAGGACTCGTTCACGGCTGCCGGCGGGCTCGCCGCCGCGGGCATGACCGCCTACCTGCTCGGCGTGCGGCACGGCTTCGACGCCGACCACGTCGCCGTGATCGACGATGCGACACGGTTGCTCATGCAGCGGGGAAAGAAGCCGGTGGCGACCGGAATGTGGTTCGCGCTGGGACACGCCGGTGTCGTCGTGGCGCTGGCGATGGCGGTCGCGTTCGTCGCGGGACCCGCCGCACAGCGGTGGGCGGAGCAGGTCGGCGGCCGGGTCGGGCTGTGGGTGAGTCTGTTCGTCGTTGCCGTGCTCGCCGTCCTGGCGGTTTTGAACGCGCTGGTGCTGCGGGACGCCGTACGATTGCTGCGCCGGGCGCGGGCCGGGGAAGTCGGGGACTCCGAGGTCGAGCTCGTGCTCGGTCGGCGAGGTCTGCTCGCCCGGCTGCTGCGCGGACGGATGAGTCTCGTCGGACAGTCCTGGCACCTGCTCGTGATCGGCTTCCTGTTCGGCCTCGGCATGCAGACGGCGACCGAAGTCACAGTGCTGGCACTCGTCGCTCCCGGCGAGCTGTCCGCGATGGCGGTGTTGAGCCTGCCGCTGCTGTTCGCCGCCGGAATGTGCACTGTGGACAGCATCGACGGCATGCTGATGTCCCGCGCCTACACCTGGTCGCTCGCGCGCCCGCTGCGCAGACTGTGGGTGAACGTGACGACCACCACGCTCACCGTCGTGCTCGCCGCGGTCGTCGCGCTGGTCGTCCTCGCGGGTGTGTTCGACGAACTCGGGGCCGCGGGACTCGCTCCCGTCGCGGCGATCGGGGACCACTTCGAGCTGCTCGGATATCTGACGCTGGCCGCGTTCATGGCAGTATGGGGCGGCGCTGCCCTGTGGTGGAGGTTCTCCGGCGCCGACCGGCGTACTGCCGGAGCGCCGAGCAGGTGA
- the cobA gene encoding uroporphyrinogen-III C-methyltransferase, which yields MSTHDERHYFAGLDLGGKHVAVVGGGTVAQRRVPRLINAGARVEVVSPEVTPAVEAMADAGELTWSARRYTPGDLDETWYAIACTSDPDVNARVVADAESRRIFCVRADDASQGTAVTPAIAEHDGLLLGVLAGGAHRRSSVVRDGLVEALRSGVVDDRPQRHEPGVALVGGGPGAPDLITVRGRQLLARADVVVTDRLAPRELLDDLGPHVEVVDASKIPYGRAAHQDAINELLVGRARAGKFVVRLKGGDPYVFGRGYEELIACVEAGVDVTTVPGVTSAFAAPAAAGVPVTHRRVTHEVVVVSGHVGPDDEQSLVDWEALGKLRGTIVLMMAVKNIGEFARVLVQHGRARETPVAVVQDGATQGQHTLRSTLDQVAADVREAGIRPPAVIVVGPVTTLDPRLTDA from the coding sequence ATGAGCACGCACGACGAACGGCACTACTTCGCGGGACTCGATCTCGGCGGCAAGCACGTCGCGGTCGTCGGCGGCGGCACCGTGGCGCAACGCAGGGTGCCTCGGTTGATCAACGCCGGTGCGCGCGTCGAGGTCGTCTCGCCCGAGGTCACCCCGGCCGTGGAAGCGATGGCCGACGCCGGGGAGCTCACCTGGAGCGCACGTCGGTACACGCCCGGTGATCTGGACGAGACGTGGTACGCGATCGCTTGTACCTCCGACCCGGACGTCAACGCACGGGTCGTCGCGGACGCCGAAAGCCGCCGGATCTTCTGCGTCCGGGCCGACGATGCCTCGCAGGGGACGGCGGTCACACCCGCGATCGCCGAGCACGACGGGCTACTACTGGGTGTCTTGGCAGGCGGCGCGCACCGCCGCTCCTCCGTTGTGCGGGACGGCCTGGTGGAAGCGCTTCGCAGCGGCGTCGTGGACGATCGTCCGCAGCGCCACGAGCCCGGTGTCGCGCTCGTCGGTGGTGGTCCCGGTGCGCCGGACCTGATCACGGTGCGCGGGCGGCAGCTGCTCGCGCGTGCCGACGTCGTCGTCACCGACCGGCTCGCACCACGCGAACTGCTCGACGATCTCGGCCCGCACGTCGAAGTCGTGGACGCTTCGAAGATCCCGTACGGTCGCGCCGCGCACCAGGACGCGATCAACGAGCTGCTCGTCGGGCGCGCGCGGGCGGGCAAGTTCGTGGTGCGCCTCAAAGGCGGCGACCCGTACGTGTTCGGGCGCGGCTACGAGGAACTCATCGCGTGCGTCGAAGCCGGTGTCGACGTGACGACGGTGCCCGGTGTCACCAGTGCTTTCGCCGCGCCCGCCGCTGCCGGGGTGCCGGTCACCCACCGGCGCGTGACGCACGAGGTCGTCGTCGTCTCCGGGCACGTCGGTCCCGACGACGAGCAGTCCCTCGTCGACTGGGAAGCGCTCGGGAAGCTGCGTGGCACGATCGTGCTCATGATGGCGGTCAAGAACATCGGGGAGTTCGCGCGCGTGCTCGTCCAGCACGGCCGTGCTCGGGAGACTCCGGTCGCCGTCGTCCAGGACGGAGCCACCCAAGGCCAGCACACTCTGCGCAGCACCCTCGACCAGGTCGCCGCTGACGTGCGGGAAGCGGGAATCCGCCCACCCGCCGTCATCGTCGTCGGCCCCGTCACCACCCTTGACCCCCGCCTCACCGACGCGTGA
- the cobG gene encoding precorrin-3B synthase: MLNKPGPPRTREDACPGAWHVHAAADGGLARIRLPGGRITAGQMRFLAESASELGNGQLELTSRANLQLRGVDDSDVAELATRLGSHGLLPSRSHETCRNVIASPCTGLDDDGLLDVSRCVEELDTALCAVPELAALPGRFLFTVDDGRGDVSTLGGDIGLHAVGATEFAVLLAGRDSGVRVGQESAARSAITAAEAFMRQRAAEPAPVWRLAELYDGRRRIAADLGRPCSEPSDPPFTEPVRPGIAARRGNLVALAVGAPLGRLTPQRASQLAALADRAGGDLRITPWRSVLVPGLAAAEAATRAQHLREQGFVVEADSPWSGMTACTGTPGCAKSHADVQRDAHRVAESLEPGGTPVHWVGCSRRCGTPRATAVEVLATGAGYDVRLADEVTASGLDAEDTPAAINAARRTA; the protein is encoded by the coding sequence GTGTTGAACAAACCCGGACCGCCGCGCACACGTGAGGACGCCTGTCCCGGCGCCTGGCACGTGCATGCGGCGGCGGACGGGGGACTCGCCCGTATTCGTCTACCCGGTGGCCGTATCACCGCAGGTCAGATGCGATTTCTCGCCGAGTCGGCCAGCGAGCTGGGCAACGGGCAGCTGGAACTGACCTCCCGTGCGAACCTGCAATTGCGCGGTGTGGACGACTCCGACGTCGCCGAGCTCGCGACCAGGCTCGGATCGCACGGGTTGCTGCCGTCCCGCTCGCACGAAACCTGCCGCAACGTCATCGCCTCCCCGTGCACGGGGCTCGACGACGACGGACTGCTCGACGTGTCACGGTGCGTCGAGGAACTCGACACCGCGTTGTGCGCCGTACCGGAGCTCGCGGCGCTGCCGGGGCGGTTTCTGTTCACCGTGGACGATGGCCGTGGAGACGTGTCGACGCTCGGCGGCGATATCGGCCTGCACGCGGTCGGCGCGACGGAGTTCGCCGTGTTGCTGGCGGGCCGGGACAGTGGCGTGCGTGTCGGCCAGGAGAGTGCGGCGCGCTCGGCGATCACGGCGGCCGAGGCCTTCATGCGGCAACGAGCCGCCGAACCGGCACCGGTGTGGCGCCTTGCCGAACTGTACGACGGTCGACGTCGCATCGCCGCGGACCTGGGCCGACCGTGCTCCGAACCGAGCGATCCGCCGTTCACAGAGCCCGTCCGGCCGGGGATCGCGGCGCGGCGCGGCAACCTCGTCGCGCTCGCGGTCGGCGCGCCTCTCGGACGACTCACTCCCCAGCGCGCGAGCCAGCTCGCGGCTCTGGCCGACCGGGCCGGTGGGGACCTGCGGATCACCCCATGGCGTAGCGTGCTCGTGCCGGGGCTCGCCGCTGCCGAGGCCGCTACACGCGCACAACACCTGCGTGAACAGGGTTTCGTGGTGGAGGCCGACTCGCCGTGGAGCGGGATGACCGCATGCACGGGCACGCCCGGCTGCGCGAAGTCCCACGCCGACGTGCAGCGGGACGCGCACCGCGTCGCCGAGTCACTGGAACCCGGCGGCACACCCGTGCACTGGGTCGGCTGTTCGCGGCGGTGCGGAACTCCGCGTGCAACGGCGGTGGAAGTGCTGGCGACGGGTGCCGGCTACGACGTACGCCTCGCAGACGAGGTGACGGCATCAGGGCTCGATGCCGAGGACACACCCGCCGCGATCAACGCGGCACGGAGGACAGCGTGA
- a CDS encoding cobalamin biosynthesis protein, protein MIGLFAPTHTGRRRASELAARFGADALVVEGPVGPSLRRVWDRLSGVVLFLGTGSAVRSVAPLLTGERTDPAVVCVDADGRFAVVLSGAGGNALALQVADVLDAVAVTVEQEHVTGPLDELVDALDATVDGDVTECSAAVADGEPVGLSNPHGFPLPALPDTVSPDAASPQWTIALDDRRPADADRARLLWLVPRTLIVGVGASREASRTEIVEAVALLEREYSLDPRAVRAIATVARAEDHPGLAEAVQDLGFWHSEEGGDELPLRVFPADVLDRVDVPSPSGAVRDRVGTGSVAEAAALAAATEDAAGGPVDLVVPKLTSRRVTVAAARLRPRGRLAVVGVGPGPDDLRTPRADAELRRAAVVVGSRAVLDRVGRVLSPDARTEVGVVADAVDVAASGRAVAFAHTGEVEQVDAERAAVEVVVVPGVSRGVTGPVD, encoded by the coding sequence GTGATCGGTCTCTTCGCGCCGACGCACACGGGGCGTCGTCGGGCGAGCGAGTTGGCGGCCCGCTTCGGCGCGGACGCACTCGTCGTCGAAGGACCGGTCGGGCCCTCGCTGCGGCGCGTGTGGGACCGGCTTTCCGGGGTCGTGTTGTTCCTCGGCACGGGTTCGGCGGTCCGGTCGGTCGCGCCCCTGTTGACGGGTGAACGAACCGATCCCGCGGTCGTCTGTGTCGACGCGGACGGCCGTTTCGCCGTCGTGCTCAGTGGCGCAGGCGGAAACGCGCTCGCGCTCCAGGTCGCCGACGTGCTGGATGCGGTCGCCGTGACCGTCGAGCAGGAGCACGTGACCGGGCCGCTGGACGAGCTGGTCGACGCGTTGGATGCCACTGTGGACGGTGACGTGACGGAATGTTCCGCCGCTGTCGCGGATGGTGAACCGGTAGGCCTGTCGAATCCCCACGGGTTTCCGCTTCCCGCCCTTCCGGACACGGTGTCGCCGGACGCGGCGAGTCCGCAGTGGACGATAGCGCTCGACGATCGTCGTCCTGCCGATGCGGACCGTGCCCGGCTGCTGTGGCTCGTGCCCCGGACCCTGATCGTCGGAGTCGGCGCGTCTCGGGAGGCATCGCGGACCGAGATCGTCGAGGCCGTCGCGCTGCTCGAACGCGAGTACTCGCTGGACCCGCGAGCGGTACGCGCCATCGCCACCGTCGCTCGCGCCGAAGACCACCCCGGGCTCGCGGAAGCGGTGCAGGACCTGGGGTTCTGGCATTCGGAGGAAGGTGGGGACGAGCTCCCGTTGCGGGTGTTCCCCGCCGACGTTCTGGACAGGGTCGACGTGCCGAGTCCCAGTGGCGCGGTGCGGGACCGTGTCGGTACCGGGAGCGTCGCCGAAGCAGCGGCCTTGGCCGCCGCCACGGAGGACGCTGCAGGCGGGCCGGTCGATCTGGTGGTGCCGAAGCTCACTTCGCGGCGGGTCACCGTCGCCGCCGCCAGACTGCGTCCACGCGGGCGGCTTGCCGTAGTCGGGGTCGGGCCGGGACCCGATGATCTCCGCACTCCCCGTGCGGACGCCGAGCTGCGCCGAGCGGCCGTCGTCGTCGGCTCCCGCGCGGTACTCGATCGCGTCGGTCGCGTCCTGAGCCCGGACGCGCGAACCGAGGTCGGCGTCGTTGCGGACGCCGTCGACGTTGCCGCCTCCGGTCGCGCCGTCGCGTTCGCGCACACCGGCGAGGTCGAGCAGGTCGACGCCGAGCGAGCCGCCGTCGAAGTGGTCGTGGTGCCCGGGGTGAGCCGAGGAGTAACAGGTCCCGTCGACTGA
- a CDS encoding bifunctional cobalt-precorrin-7 (C(5))-methyltransferase/cobalt-precorrin-6B (C(15))-methyltransferase, which yields MAVTVIGVVGTTVPDGAVETLDAATLVVGSRALLDGYAPESAKTFETDDLDPALNALAALAGDESGVVLEAGDPGMFGVVGALRERGIRFSVLPAMSSVQRLLAKAGRGWDEVTVVHAGPDGLARAINVCRARRAVAVVTSPGAGPAQLGSGLEGWRRTFVVGEDLGGPNEQLTTVEPAQAAKRAWGQGTVVLCVGEQDGSGVRSWFAGGEPVPPRSGWGLSEGAFSHREGTLLSADVRAVALSRLAPRPGELVWDVGSGAGSVAIECARLGAATVAVEQDEAQVVRMVTNVAEHDVDVRIEEGAAPKALRNLPRPDAVFVGSGGSDVVTACAHAGAQRVVVALATLDRIAPTREALRNAGYEVEGVQLAASRLDELPDGGARLEPSVPIVVLSGTRTAGPSA from the coding sequence GTGGCGGTCACCGTGATCGGTGTCGTCGGCACGACGGTGCCGGACGGAGCCGTGGAGACGCTGGACGCGGCGACGCTGGTGGTGGGTTCCCGGGCGTTGCTCGACGGGTACGCACCGGAGTCCGCGAAGACCTTCGAGACCGACGATCTCGACCCGGCACTCAACGCACTGGCCGCGCTCGCCGGTGACGAGTCCGGTGTCGTGCTCGAGGCGGGCGACCCGGGAATGTTCGGTGTTGTCGGAGCCTTGCGGGAGCGCGGAATCCGGTTCTCGGTGCTGCCCGCGATGTCGAGCGTGCAGCGGCTGCTCGCGAAGGCCGGTCGTGGCTGGGACGAGGTGACGGTCGTGCACGCCGGCCCGGACGGGTTGGCACGGGCGATCAACGTGTGCCGCGCCCGACGCGCGGTGGCGGTGGTGACCTCGCCGGGAGCCGGTCCCGCGCAACTCGGGTCCGGGCTCGAGGGCTGGCGCCGCACCTTCGTCGTCGGCGAGGACCTGGGCGGCCCGAACGAGCAGCTCACCACCGTCGAGCCCGCTCAGGCTGCGAAGCGGGCGTGGGGTCAGGGCACGGTCGTGTTGTGTGTCGGTGAGCAGGACGGCTCCGGTGTGCGTTCCTGGTTCGCGGGCGGCGAGCCGGTTCCGCCGCGCTCCGGGTGGGGGCTTTCGGAGGGCGCGTTCTCGCACCGGGAGGGCACGTTGTTGTCGGCGGACGTGCGAGCGGTGGCGCTGTCCAGACTCGCTCCCCGCCCGGGCGAGCTCGTGTGGGACGTGGGCTCCGGTGCGGGCTCGGTCGCGATCGAGTGTGCCCGGCTCGGTGCCGCGACGGTCGCCGTCGAGCAGGACGAGGCACAGGTCGTGCGGATGGTCACGAACGTGGCCGAGCACGACGTCGACGTCCGGATCGAGGAGGGTGCGGCGCCGAAAGCGCTGCGGAATCTGCCGAGACCGGACGCCGTGTTCGTCGGTTCCGGCGGCTCCGACGTCGTGACTGCGTGCGCACACGCCGGGGCGCAGCGCGTCGTCGTCGCGCTCGCGACCCTGGATCGGATCGCGCCGACTCGCGAGGCGCTGCGAAACGCGGGCTACGAGGTGGAAGGCGTGCAGCTCGCGGCGAGCCGCCTGGACGAGCTGCCGGACGGCGGTGCGCGGCTGGAACCGTCGGTGCCGATCGTCGTGCTCTCCGGTACGCGCACTGCTGGACCGTCGGCGTGA
- the bla gene encoding class A beta-lactamase — protein MKSISRRGVLAGLAAVPVLASTRHAIAGSEPTFPELEQRYGARLGVWARNAVTGRTVHHRPHERFAMTSTFKPYAAAALLREHGLAGDYFRHRVFFRREDLVVHSPICEQAVDTGMTVLELCDAAITYSDNTAGNLLLTELGGPAAIAPFARTLGDPATRLDRWEPELNEAERGDPRDTTTPAAIGTGYGRLVLADGLPRPERDRLTAWLLANTTGDTSIRAGVPPTWVTGDKTGGGSYATNNDVAVTWTDLDQPIIIAVLSDKPIRDAEPDDALIADAAKRVAERLTDA, from the coding sequence GTGAAGTCGATCAGCAGACGAGGTGTACTCGCCGGACTAGCCGCGGTGCCGGTCCTGGCCTCCACGAGGCACGCAATCGCGGGCAGTGAGCCGACTTTCCCGGAGCTCGAGCAGCGCTACGGCGCGCGACTCGGCGTGTGGGCGCGGAATGCGGTGACGGGCCGGACCGTCCACCACCGTCCACACGAGCGTTTCGCGATGACCTCCACGTTCAAGCCGTACGCGGCAGCCGCACTTCTTCGTGAGCACGGTCTCGCGGGAGACTATTTCCGGCATCGGGTCTTCTTCCGGCGCGAGGACCTCGTCGTGCATTCGCCGATATGCGAGCAGGCGGTGGATACCGGGATGACGGTGCTGGAACTTTGCGACGCGGCGATCACCTACAGTGACAACACGGCAGGGAATCTCCTGCTGACGGAGCTCGGTGGTCCCGCCGCGATCGCGCCGTTCGCCCGCACACTCGGCGATCCGGCGACTCGTCTGGATCGGTGGGAACCGGAACTCAACGAGGCGGAACGTGGCGATCCGCGTGATACGACCACGCCGGCTGCGATCGGCACCGGCTACGGGCGTCTCGTGCTCGCAGACGGATTGCCCCGGCCGGAGCGAGATCGGCTCACCGCGTGGTTGCTGGCGAACACGACCGGGGACACGAGTATCCGAGCCGGTGTGCCGCCAACGTGGGTGACCGGGGACAAGACCGGCGGCGGATCGTACGCGACGAACAACGACGTCGCCGTGACCTGGACCGACCTCGATCAGCCGATCATCATCGCAGTTCTGTCCGACAAGCCGATCCGAGACGCCGAACCCGACGACGCGCTGATCGCCGACGCCGCAAAGCGCGTCGCGGAACGCCTGACCGACGCGTGA
- the cobN gene encoding cobaltochelatase subunit CobN translates to MILLLSTSDTDLLSARASGADFRLANPARLGVEDLPELVDGTDLVVVRLLGGRRAWEEGLDWLLAGPRPVIVLGGEQAPDAMLMEHSTVPGGVAAEAHRYLAEGGPQNLEQLFGFLSDTVLLTGHGFDPPVALPTWGVLERTPRRTEGPTVALLYYRAHHVAGNTAFAHALCEAIEDKGGQALPVFCASLRTPEPDMIEELRKADSLVVTVLAAGGSKPATAQAGEDDEAWDIGALADLDIPILQGLCLTSSRAQWEDNDEGLSPLDAATQVAVPEFDGRLITVPFSFKENDEQGLPQYVADAERASRVAGIAVRHGRLRHVPAGERKIALMLSAYPTKHARIGNAVGLDTPASAVKLLRDMHAEGYDVGGITGDDALPGIEAQDGDELVHALIAAGGQDREWLTEEQLSGNPVRIAASAYRSWYETLPAELREEIERHWGPPPGELFVDHSRNPDGEIVLAALRAGNVVLMVQPPRGFGENPIAIYHDPDLPPSHHYLAAYRWLADEFDADAMVHLGKHGNLEWLPGKTAGLSAACGPDAALGDLPLVYPFLVNDPGEGTQAKRRVHATLVDHLVPPMARAESYGDIARLEQLLDEYANISAMDPAKLPAIRAQIWTLIQAAKLDHDLGMEERPHDAEFDDFLMHVDGWLCEVKDAQIRDGLHILGDPPAGEARVSLVLAMLRARQMWGGNTAALPGLREALGMAEDGSAGRTEVDEQEGRAYALVEAMEQASWEPDSASRVCTDVLGDAPSTVVEVLRFAATEIVPRLDATTDETRSTLRALDGRFIPAGPSGSPLRGLVNVLPTGRNFYSVDPKAIPSRLAWETGQAMADSLVERYKSDTGEWPRSVGLSVWGTSAMRTAGDDIAEVLALIGVRPTWDEASRRVNGLEVVGLEELGRPRIDVTVRISGFFRDAFPHVVAMLDDAVQLVAKLDEPGEQNFLRAHTDADLAEHGDHRRATMRIFGSKPGAYGAGLLSLIDSRNWRDDADLAEVYAVWGGFAYGRGLDGAPARGDMESAYRRISVAAKNTDTREHDIADSDDYFQYHGGMVATVRALTGKSPAAYIGDSTRPDSVKTRSLHEETSRVFRARVVNPRWLSAMRKHGYKGAFELAATVDYLFGYDATTGVVGDWMYEKLAETYVMDPENHKFLTESNPWALHGIAERLLEAADRQMWAAPNPETLQALREAYLETEGDLEDR, encoded by the coding sequence ATGATCCTGCTTCTGTCCACGTCGGACACAGACCTGCTGAGCGCCAGGGCGAGCGGCGCGGATTTCCGGCTCGCGAACCCCGCACGACTCGGCGTCGAGGACCTGCCCGAACTCGTCGACGGCACCGACCTGGTCGTCGTACGCCTCCTCGGCGGCAGACGAGCCTGGGAAGAGGGCCTCGACTGGTTGCTGGCCGGCCCCCGCCCGGTCATCGTGCTCGGCGGCGAACAGGCGCCGGACGCGATGCTCATGGAACACTCCACGGTCCCGGGTGGCGTCGCGGCCGAGGCGCACCGCTACCTCGCCGAAGGCGGACCGCAGAACCTCGAACAGCTCTTCGGCTTCCTGTCCGACACCGTGCTGCTCACCGGTCACGGCTTCGACCCGCCGGTGGCGCTGCCCACGTGGGGCGTGCTGGAGCGCACGCCGCGACGGACCGAAGGGCCGACCGTCGCGCTGCTGTACTACCGCGCACACCACGTCGCAGGGAACACGGCGTTCGCGCACGCCCTGTGCGAGGCGATCGAGGACAAGGGCGGGCAGGCCCTGCCCGTTTTCTGCGCCTCGCTGCGCACGCCCGAACCGGACATGATCGAGGAACTCCGCAAGGCGGACTCGCTCGTCGTGACGGTCCTCGCGGCGGGCGGCAGCAAACCGGCGACCGCGCAGGCGGGCGAGGACGACGAAGCGTGGGACATCGGCGCACTCGCCGACCTCGACATTCCCATCCTGCAGGGACTCTGCCTCACCAGCAGCCGCGCCCAGTGGGAGGACAACGACGAAGGTCTGTCCCCTTTGGATGCCGCGACGCAGGTGGCGGTGCCGGAGTTCGACGGGCGCCTGATCACGGTTCCGTTCTCGTTCAAGGAGAACGACGAACAGGGTCTGCCGCAGTACGTCGCCGACGCCGAACGGGCCTCGCGCGTCGCGGGGATCGCCGTGCGCCACGGACGCTTGCGTCACGTTCCCGCCGGGGAACGCAAGATCGCACTGATGCTCTCGGCCTACCCGACCAAGCACGCCCGCATCGGCAACGCCGTCGGCCTCGACACCCCGGCCAGCGCGGTGAAGCTGCTCCGCGACATGCACGCCGAAGGCTACGACGTCGGAGGAATCACCGGTGACGACGCACTTCCCGGCATCGAAGCCCAGGACGGCGACGAGCTCGTCCACGCGCTGATCGCCGCAGGCGGGCAAGACCGGGAATGGCTCACCGAGGAACAGTTGTCGGGCAACCCCGTCCGGATCGCGGCCTCTGCTTACCGCTCCTGGTACGAGACGCTGCCCGCCGAGCTGCGCGAGGAGATCGAGCGGCACTGGGGTCCGCCGCCCGGCGAGCTGTTCGTCGACCACTCGCGAAACCCGGACGGCGAGATCGTGCTGGCCGCGTTGCGCGCGGGCAACGTGGTGTTGATGGTGCAGCCGCCGCGCGGCTTCGGCGAGAATCCGATCGCGATCTACCACGACCCGGATCTGCCTCCGAGCCACCACTACCTCGCCGCATACCGCTGGCTCGCCGACGAGTTCGACGCCGACGCCATGGTGCACCTGGGTAAGCACGGGAACCTCGAATGGCTGCCAGGAAAGACGGCGGGGCTCTCCGCGGCCTGCGGCCCGGACGCCGCGCTCGGAGATCTGCCGCTGGTGTACCCGTTCCTGGTCAACGATCCTGGCGAAGGAACCCAGGCCAAGCGGCGGGTGCACGCGACGTTGGTGGACCACCTGGTCCCCCCGATGGCCCGCGCCGAGAGCTACGGCGACATCGCGCGGCTCGAACAACTCCTGGACGAGTACGCGAACATCTCGGCGATGGACCCGGCGAAGCTGCCCGCGATCCGCGCACAGATCTGGACGTTGATCCAGGCCGCCAAGCTCGACCACGACCTCGGCATGGAGGAACGACCGCACGACGCCGAGTTCGACGACTTCCTGATGCACGTCGACGGCTGGTTGTGCGAGGTCAAGGACGCACAGATCCGCGACGGCCTGCACATCCTCGGCGATCCGCCTGCCGGCGAGGCTCGGGTGAGCCTGGTGCTCGCGATGCTGCGCGCGCGCCAGATGTGGGGCGGGAACACCGCCGCGCTGCCAGGTCTGCGTGAGGCGCTGGGAATGGCAGAGGACGGCAGCGCCGGCCGCACCGAGGTCGACGAACAGGAGGGGCGCGCGTACGCGCTCGTCGAGGCGATGGAGCAAGCCTCCTGGGAACCGGACAGCGCCTCCCGCGTGTGCACCGACGTTCTCGGCGACGCACCGTCCACTGTGGTGGAAGTGCTCCGGTTCGCCGCGACCGAGATCGTTCCGCGTCTCGACGCCACGACCGACGAGACCCGATCCACGTTGCGCGCGCTCGACGGGCGCTTCATTCCGGCGGGCCCGAGCGGTTCTCCACTGCGGGGACTGGTCAACGTGCTCCCGACCGGGCGGAACTTCTACTCCGTCGACCCGAAGGCCATTCCGAGCCGGCTGGCGTGGGAAACCGGGCAGGCGATGGCCGACTCGCTGGTCGAACGCTACAAGTCGGACACAGGCGAATGGCCGCGTTCGGTAGGCCTGTCCGTGTGGGGCACGTCGGCGATGCGCACGGCAGGGGACGACATCGCCGAGGTACTGGCGTTGATCGGCGTCCGGCCCACCTGGGACGAAGCGTCCCGGCGCGTGAACGGTCTCGAGGTCGTGGGCCTGGAGGAGCTGGGCCGCCCCCGCATCGACGTGACGGTGCGGATCAGCGGCTTCTTCCGCGACGCATTCCCCCACGTGGTCGCGATGCTCGACGACGCCGTGCAGCTCGTCGCGAAGCTGGACGAACCCGGCGAGCAGAACTTCCTGCGCGCGCACACCGACGCTGACCTCGCCGAGCACGGTGACCACCGTCGCGCGACCATGCGGATATTCGGTTCCAAGCCCGGAGCCTACGGGGCGGGTCTGCTGTCGCTGATCGACAGCCGGAACTGGCGGGACGACGCCGACCTCGCCGAGGTGTACGCCGTGTGGGGCGGGTTCGCCTACGGCCGCGGCCTCGACGGTGCACCGGCACGTGGCGACATGGAGTCGGCCTACCGCAGGATCTCGGTCGCGGCGAAGAACACCGACACCCGCGAGCACGACATCGCCGACTCGGACGACTACTTTCAGTACCACGGCGGGATGGTCGCCACCGTGCGTGCGCTCACCGGCAAATCGCCCGCCGCCTACATCGGCGACAGCACGCGGCCGGACTCGGTCAAGACGCGCTCACTGCACGAGGAGACCTCACGCGTGTTTCGGGCCCGCGTGGTCAATCCTCGCTGGCTGAGCGCGATGCGCAAACACGGCTACAAAGGTGCGTTCGAGCTCGCGGCCACAGTGGACTACCTGTTCGGCTACGACGCCACCACCGGCGTCGTCGGCGACTGGATGTACGAGAAGCTCGCCGAGACGTACGTGATGGACCCGGAGAACCACAAATTCCTCACCGAGTCCAATCCGTGGGCGCTGCACGGCATCGCCGAGCGCCTCCTCGAAGCCGCCGACCGGCAGATGTGGGCCGCACCGAACCCGGAGACCCTGCAAGCACTCCGTGAGGCCTACCTGGAAACCGAAGGCGACCTCGAGGACCGCTGA